In Aegilops tauschii subsp. strangulata cultivar AL8/78 chromosome 3, Aet v6.0, whole genome shotgun sequence, one genomic interval encodes:
- the LOC109776895 gene encoding protein MODIFIED TRANSPORT TO THE VACUOLE 1 isoform X1: MDQSRRAVESYWRSRMVDGVTAEDDKVAPVYKLEEICELLRASDAGIVKEVADFVLKRLDNKSPLVKQKALRLIKYAVGKSGTDFKREMQRHSAAMRQLVHYKGHPDPLKGDALNKAVRETANEAIAAIFSTEDPKAVVVTEGLGKRIQGFGNTNYEPSRDDKKSFLSELSEVVGIGGASIKQGLSNFAATHSMMPNDNGGMYKNPIRRSLTTETDRYGRYDPSEIQGESRATSGASKNVSSGSWGPSPSSSTSAGDTESSQPGIKTREERLLETIVTASGVRLQPTRDALQIFLTEASKLDAVALSRALESKLNSPLWQVRMKAICVLEAVVRKQDTDPYSIVASYFSENSASVVRCCELPQVSLREKASKVLNLLVGEQPTGSKHLSESRPTPVQMPDLIDTGDRDDLVTQLSAQESSEQIMGNSNYVSSVDDLLGGETIGNTSATSNGNGSDLFADVSFHEEEIKETNDLFSGMTVEEKSSASMHDNSLIEQDIFGSSPEPLFQERVDDKGTVNDLMAGLNLNGTAQAQPGVKAETNSNLNGSQFFDMNSQTSHVASGAALNGILGQSSFYQQVPMQYNLSPQMFGQSFAGQQLNYGAMEALLAQQQQLLQNLGNFNAGLGHPAFNSMSGGNASGMPDIFNSSNQPPHQVAVMSNSKKDETKAFDFVSDHLAAARGSKK; encoded by the exons GCTTTGCGGTTGATTAAATATGCTGTTGGAAAATCTGGCACTGATTTCAAGCGGGAAATGCAACGACACTCAGCGGCTATGCGTCAGCTTGTTCACTACAAAGGACACCCTGACCCCTTAAAAGGGGATGCCCTTAATAAGGCTGTCCGCGAAACTGCAAACGAGGCCATTGCTGCTATTTTCTCCACTGAGGACCCTAAAGCAGTTGTTGTGACAGAAGGTCTAGGCAAGCGCATACAGGGCTTTGGAAACACTAATTATGAGCCATCAAGAGATGACAAGAAGTCTTTCCTCAGTGAACTAAGTGAAGTAGTGGGCATTGGTGGTGCTTCCATTAAACAGGGTTTGAGCAACTTTGCTGCCACACATTCAATGATGCCAAATGATAATGGTGGTATGTACAAGAACCCAATTCGCAGGTCTCTGACCACAGAAACTGATAGATATGGTAGGTACGATCCAAGTGAAATTCAAGGTGAGAGCCGTGCTACATCTGGTGCTTCAAAGAATGTGAGTTCTGGTTCTTGGGGTCCAAGTCCCTCAAGTTCAACATCAGCCGGTGATACTGAATCAAGTCAACCTGGAATTAAGACTCGTGAGGAGAGACTTTTGGAAACAATTGTTACTGCAAGCGGTGTGCGGTTGCAACCCACTCGAGATGCTCTGCAGATATTTCTAACAGAAGCCTCCAAACTGGATGCAGTTGCTTTGAGCCGTGCCCTTGAGAGCAAACTGAACTCTCCATTGTGGCAG GTTCGCATGAAGGCTATCTGTGTACTGGAAGCGGTTGTAAGGAAACAGGATACTGATCCTTATTCCATTGTTGCTTCATATTTCAGTGAGAACAGTGCTTCTGTTGTCAGATGTTGTGAATTGCCACAAGTTTCTCTCAGAGAAAAGGCTTCAAAA GTATTAAATCTGCTGGTTGGGGAACAACCTACCGGAAGCAAACATCTTTCAGAATCAAGACCCACTCCTGTTCAGATGCCTGATTTGATTGATACAGGGGATCGGGATGATCTAGTAACTCAGCTTTCAGCTCAAGAAAGCAGCGAGCAGATAATGGGGAACAGTAATTATGTTTCTTCAGTTGATGATTTGCTTGGTGGTGAAACTATTGGTAATACCAGTGCCACTAGCAATGGTAATGGAAGTGATCTGTTTGCAGATGTATCATTCCATGAGGAAGAGATTAAGGAGACTAATGACCTATTCTCAGGCATGACAGTAGAAGAAAAATCCTCAGCCTCCATGCATGATAACTCTCTGATCGAGCAAGATATATTTGGCAGCAGCCCGGAGCCATTGTTCCAAGAAAGAGTTGATGACAAAGGAACTGTCAATGATTTAATGGCTGGTTTGAACCTTAATGGCACTGCCCAAGCTCAGCCTGGAGTAAAAGCAGAAACTAACAGTAATCTCAATGGTTCACAGTTCTTTGACATGAACAGTCAGACTAGCCATGTGGCAAGTGGTGCAGCACTAAATGGTATCCTTGGTCAAAGCTCCTTCTATCAACAGGTTCCTATGCAGTACAACTTGTCACCACAAATGTTTGGTCAATCATTTGCTGGGCAGCAATTAAACTATGGTGCTATGGAAGCTCTTCTTGCTCAGCAGCAGCAGTTACTACAGAACTTGGGAAATTTCAATGCTGGACTTGGGCATCCTGCTTTCAATTCAATGAGTGGCGGAAATGCATCTGGGATGCCAGATATTTTCAATTCAAGTAATCAACCTCCACATCAAGTAGCTGTGATGAGCAATTCTAAGAAAGATGAAACTAAAGCTTTTGATTTTGTCTCG GATCACCTTGCAGCAGCTCGTGGTTCAAAGAAGTAG